Proteins found in one Lycium ferocissimum isolate CSIRO_LF1 chromosome 6, AGI_CSIRO_Lferr_CH_V1, whole genome shotgun sequence genomic segment:
- the LOC132060197 gene encoding pectinesterase-like — protein sequence MDEVTTLAFFFLSYCGIVHGGITSLCSQTPYPKLCNSLIPIKPDKETIADTNIFSFRNTALRVTLAQAQNAHKEILSMNISSLSEQGKLVWADCLELSEDTLYHLNRSITYSNTNDAQTWLSAAMANRQTCLNGFHDFELSSYLEKFPFVVGDFSKYLCNSLAINKATTTLSTKHQPKGRRLSQAFPEWLSVSDRRKLLQTSKGAHIVVAQDGSGNYKSISEALAAAKIMRKGMERFVIYVKRGVYKENVKIKTSMKNLMFIGDGIDATIITGERNVHDGSTTFRSATFAVSGAGFIAKGITFENTAGPQKHQAVALLSGSDFSVFYRCSFKGYQDTLYVHSHRQFYRDCDIHGTVDFIFGDAVAVFQNCNIFVRKPMRNQKNTITAQGRSSPDENTGIIIHSSRITAASDLRHVQGSFKTYLGRPWKQYSRTLFIKCTIDNLIDPVGWLPWSGEFALKTLYYGEYMNTGVGAGTRNRVKWPGYHVITNVMEAEKFSVGNFLTGDSWLPVTKVPYTSSL from the exons ATGGATGAAGTGACTACTttagctttcttttttctttcatattgCGGTATTGTGCATGGAGGTATCACTTCACTGTGCAGCCAAACACCGTACCCAAAGTTATGCAACTCTCTGATTCCCATAAAACCTGATAAAGAAACCATAGCAGATACTAACATCTTCAGCTTTCGTAATACCGCTCTTAGAGTAACCCTAGCTCAAGCTCAGAATGCCCATAAGGAAATTTTATCTATGAACATAAGTTCATTGAGTGAGCAAGGGAAATTGGTTTGGGCTGATTGCTTAGAGCTTTCTGAAGATACTTTATATCACCTTAACAGGTCCATCACATATAGCAACACGAATGATGCTCAAACATGGCTAAGTGCAGCTATGGCTAATCGTCAAACCTGCTTAAATGGATTCCATGATTTCGAATTATCTTCGTATTTGGAGAAATTTCCCTTTGTTGTAGGCGATTTCTCCAAATATCTTTGCAACTCACTTGCCATAAACAAAGCCACGACAACACTTTCAACAAAGCATCAACCTAAGGGGCGACGCCTTTCACAAGCGTTTCCAGAATGGCTTTCTGTATCTGACAGACGAAAGCTTTTACAAACATCTAAAGGAGCACATATTGTGGTGGCTCAAGATGGTTCTGGGAATTATAAGAGTATTTCTGAAGCTTTGGCTGCAGCAAAAATCATGAGGAAAGGCATGGAGAGATTTGTGATATACGTCAAAAGAGGTGTGTATAAAGAAAATGTGAAGATCAAGACTTCAATGAAGAATTTAATGTTCATTGGAGATGGGATTGATGCTACCATTATCACTGGCGAAAGAAATGTTCACGATGGCTCTACAACTTTTCGTTCAGCAACTTTTG CTGTTTCTGGAGCTGGCTTCATTGCCAAGGGTATAACCTTCGAGAATACGGCTGGACCTCAAAAACACCAGGCAGTGGCTCTACTTTCTGGTTCAGATTTCTCAGTATTTTATCGTTGCAGTTTCAAAGGGTACCAAGACACCTTATACGTTCACTCTCACCGACAGTTCTATCGCGATTGTGACATACATGGGACAGTAGACTTCATATTTGGTGATGCTGTTGCAGTGTTTCAAAATTGTAACATTTTCGTAAGAAAGCCAATGAGAAATCAAAAAAATACTATCACAGCCCAAGGAAGAAGTAGCCCTGATGAAAACACAGGAATTATAATACATAGTTCCCGTATTACAGCAGCATCAGACTTGAGGCATGTTCAAGGTTCATTTAAAACTTATCTTGGTAGGCCATGGAagcaatattcaagaacattgtTCATAAAGTGTACAATTGATAACCTGATTGACCCCGTCGGCTGGCTGCCATGGAGTGGGGAATTTGCCCTTAAAACTTTGTACTATGGTGAGTACATGAACACAGGAGTTGGTGCAGGAACTCGTAATAGGGTAAAATGGCCGGGCTACCACGTCATAACGAATGTTATGGAGGCTGAAAAGTTCTCTGTTGGGAACTTCTTGACCGGAGACTCATGGCTTCCGGTGACTAAAGTTCCCTACACATCTAGCCtgtga